The DNA region AATTCTCTTAAATCCTCCACCCATATACTGTAACTTGAATTCTTAAAGAGAACATCACCAGACACTtccttattttcaattaaatctaTGGcatatttctcaaaattttcaatcTTATCCCACAATAGAGCCAACTTGTTAGTGTCTCTCTCGCTTCTAACACAATTCAACCAGTCCCTTGCTTCCTCCACTCTGGCCCAAAAGCATGAATCTTGGGTCAAACTAGCAAATTTGCTCCTCTCCTTGTTTTCTTCTCTACCAGTAGTAACCGTTTTATCCTTCCACCACCTATCAAAAATCTCATATCTTCTCTCTCTACCATGCTGCATGTAATGGCCCTTGGTTCTATGCATCCCCTTCCCATAATATTCAGCAATGTCTAGTGGCTCAACCAATAGCTTATAGAAGTGTGAAGTATTCACCCACTTGGCTCTCTTGTCAAAATCATGAGGTAGCTCTCCCCTTTCCAACATGTCAATAACGTTGTTCCAAAACCTGGCAAGCTTGCAACGGTTGATGTTGATTTTCATGTCCCTTTTGGAACTGGAAGAGTCCCTGCTTTTGAATGAGTCGTAATAACCCATTTGGTCGTCTTGCTCATCGCACCAAGTCTTGTACCATTCTATTTGCGCTCTATAAGGTACCACCTTGGATAAGCTAACTGCCAGGCTTGCAGCATTCAGGGTTGGTGAAGGACCCATTCTCCTTGTTGTCTTCAGACATTCCTTGGCGGATGTAATAGCTGGTTCCTATTGGTTACATCACAGTAACTAATTCAGTCAAAATAATCATGAGTGGCTAATATAACTATATAAGTGAGAAAGCACTGCAAAAATCATAGACACTGCTTTCCCAATAGACTAAACCCCACTTCAGTTCTTGAAATTATCAGGTCATAATTACCTTAATCTTTAACTTTTGAAAGACTTTGCAAAATGTCATTTAATCTTTATTGTTAGCGAAAAATGTTGGAATAAAGGAATAACTAAAGTGAAGAAATGATAGCtttgcaaaatcaagaaaaagtgAGTGTTTTGTAAAGTTAGGGACTTACGAAACGCGTGGATAATCTAAGAAAAGGGTAGATTTATTCTTCCTACTTTgtaatgaaatgaaaaagacTTAGTCCATAGGCTTTTTTATTTTGCgtctgtaaaattatttttttttgtttttaatccttataaattatgtttgttttatttttagtttttaagacattttagataatattttttttcactgtTGAAAGAGTTATTTAAAATGTCTTacagactaaaaacaaaaaaaaaaacataatttgcaaggtctaaaaacaaaaaaaaagattgcaaagaacgaaaaacaaaaaaaccataaattgcaggaactaaaaatatatttaaagcaTGAAAAAATAGATAGGAATTTGGTATTTGAAGGTCTAAAGAAGAGACAGGCTATTGTGATCATCCACCTATTCTAAAAGCTTAAGTTGTTTAGGTGATAATGTTTAGACCCATTTAGCACCACTTAATCTCTTAGAATCTGAATCTACGAACCCAAAAAGCTTTAACTGTTAGGTACACACATGAATCATTGTATATTACATCTACAATAGATATAGCAATTACCTGGTTTGCTATGCCAGAGGACTGAATGGCCAATTCAAGCCCTGCTTCATAGCTTGAGTCAGGGATGTTCTTTTGCATGGAGTTGCTCTGATACAATGTTTGTGCAGACATTTTATTAACATAATCTCCGTACTTCAGATGGTCCTCAATACTACTAGCTGGAGAACTAGTTGCAAGCATCAAGTGCATCATCTTTATAATAGCGGATGGACTATCCACACACACTGCTCCTTCTTCTGAGACAAAAAAGTAGCTCCCAAAAGGGTGAAACAAAATTGGCGCTGATTTTTCTCCATCTTGTGTTGCTGCTTCCAAGTAATCCATTACAGCAGTGAACAacttatctttctctttttcagaTATCTGATTTGCAAGCTTCCCAAAATCTGGTGAAGTCATGGACAAGTGCCAAAACTGTAGCAGGGAATTTAGCTGGGTAGAGAGAGAGGttataggggcaaagagcaaccTTGGCATTATGTCATGCTTTGACACCACGTGGCAGAAGTTGCCACCCCATCTTTCTTTGAAAATGGTTTGGGAAAAGGACTCGTTCCCAATCAACGGTGCCCCATAAGTGATGCACAATATTGACACAGATGAAGAGATGGATTGGAGGTAAGACAGAAGCCAAAGAGTGCACAAAGAAGCAGTGGCTCCTCCAATGGAATGGCCAGTGATGACAACTGATTTAGTGTCTTTGTTTCCCACTATTTCCAACATCTGAATTGCAACGTTAAATTTCAACAGTTAGTTAAGAATATGAATAACAGAATAAGATTCCAGTGAAAGAATTttgaagaacaaaagaaaaatgccCTTTAAAGATTTAaggttcaaatatatttttattctttacaatatagtttttttattttttattctcgtaaaattattattttttagttctgacatattatatttattttatttttagttcttaaattattttagataacattttgttgaataatgaaaaaaatgttatttaaattgttataagaaagaaaaacaaaaaaaatataatttgtaagaagtaaaaaaaaatattaaattgtaagaattaaaaatgtatttaagttAAGATTTTAATATGAATAATTACAGGCGAATAAAAACTTAGGATTTTGACTTCATCTAGTATGATGTACccattgaaaaaaaagaaaaggttacTCCTAAAATGACCCATAAAGTGGTAatgatctaattaaaaatacatgatACGACTTAAAGTACGGTCCTTTGGCGTGAAGCGTGAAAATGAAACTATTTTCTCTGTACGTGAAAAGGCCACTTTCAAAATTGACCGGTCAACTCTTTCTGTTCAATTTGCCAAGGTAGGTGCTTGGTAGAGTCAAGAGTGCCCACTACGCCAAGGCTCGAATCTTGTTTTCTTGCTCCCGACTTTGGCATCATAATAGAGATTTGATGTGAAGGGGATATCTTATTCTGTTGTGATAATTTTGTGATCTTAAACAACTATGGTAAGAAAAGTTGGATCTAACCCACCCAAATCACAAAGACATGATGTTTCAGAGAGAATATTCTTCACgtagatattttttatgtgttatctaaatcttattttattttgcagttttatatattttatttctaaaccCTAGTATTAAAAACCACTTCTTTCTTCGTGAAAGAAAGAGTTTAATTTGTACGCACTCTCGGTATAATCTGTCAACTGATTAAAAAGCATAATaaatatcacttttaaaatgattatcataaaaataaccAATTAATCATACATAACAAACAATGTGTAATCGAGTAACCTTTACACTTTCAGTTCATAGAGTATTTCCTAAggatttaaaaatgatttttgaggGTTTCATTTTACCGGTCAACTAGTGGTGGTGGAGAGAAGACAAATTGATTTGTCATAGATATTTGTCCGTTAACAAACGCCCTCGTATAATAACGATGAAGGCATTGAACGAGGATAATGGAAGTTTTACTTTATATTGTTTACTCTGTAAATTTATCCCACTCTCATCTTTTGTTAATGGCATGATTTGCTTGGTGATGGAGGCAACTGTTACTTAAAAGCATAAGTCAgccatttaaaattttcaaattggaATCTTGGACCCTTTCTGATGTCTAACatgtcttatttatttatttgtgttataaattataatgtcTTGAATGTTTTAAGCACTGATTAAGGTGGCTTGGTTGTTAGCCGTCCCTTTATAAAATGATAGCCCATAGGGTAGGGACCCATGTTTGAGAATATGAGTTCGTACGGGACCGTTCACATTGCAAAATTGTTCTTTgcttttttatacatttattattattatgattatgataattgaTGATAAATACAGAAGTCAGCATCCCGAAACAACGATACAAAACGGACACGGAATGCAACTTTTGGGTTAAAACTCAGATGCAACTTTCTCAACAAAAATTGCTCTATAATAGAACAAAGGGACAACTGAACGCGATGGGATTAAGTTGAGCTGATAATCTTGTTTGTTATTGTATCCCTAATAtaataactatatttttttcaataaaaaactgtactttttctttttaaccaatACTTTTaggaacaaataaatatttacaaaagaaagaaaaaacatatgaaACTTTGAGATTGGGAATGTTTGTAGCATATACCAACAAGTTAACATAATACACATTGATAGTTGCTTTGATGACATTTAAAGTGTTAGGGCACTATAAATAAAGGGGAATTGATGAAAATTTAATGTTTGAATAGTAATAATAACATCAAaacaataatgatttttttttttcattcccatGTACCTAAAAGCactaatgataatattttttttattagtacacTAATGATAGTATAACACAACATGAACACataataatttactattttatattccaaaaaatttataatttattctaatattAGCTCAAATCTTAATTGGCATACTTTAAGGGTGCATtggattagaattttaaaagattttttttatataaaaaaatcttatgatattcaatcaagatttttaaattataaataaatcttgtggtatttaattaaaacttttataagattttttaagaaagaCAACAAAATCTAGTGATActcaattatgattttttataacataaaaaGTCTTTTGATAttcaaaaatatacaaattttgattagattctttttttaagaagaaTTAGACTCTTTTTTCTCCTCATCTCACatgccttcttttttctttaatattcttaatatgtgtgtgtcatatatatttatcctattattttgaaataaaaaaatgttaaaggtACTCCCTTCCTTTGtactttttcctttgatttttaaattaaattaatatttatcatatgTATTTCAACTAATCATGTTTTACTTATATTAACTATATCCATTACCTATCCGccttaatattttcataaatatcaTCCTTAATTTTGTCATCCACATAACTCTCTCCTACCATTTTTTCACCCTCAGTGTCccctttattatatatttattattatcccatttaaatatattattagatttatcatgaaataattataataattaaaaaataaaaaaattaacatataattttaaatttattattcaaatccaaaagtaaaaataagaaaatattattgcaAGAAATGTTAGTATAGAAGAAcataaagctaaaatcaatataattattaaaaaagttaaatatatatatatatatatatatatatatatatatatatatatatattacttttttatattcaaaactcatcatttttttattattttttcactaactcttataattttgaatgtgtttttaaaaattcataaaatcctTTCAATCTTATAAATCTACAAGTccttttaaattcttaaaatataaattcattaaaatctaAACTATCATAAATCttgtaaataaatctaataaatcataatattcttatgtaatctttaaaattcacaattatattaaaataatcttttaaaatcttactCCAATACACCTTCATCTATGTTTACAAATTTGATGATACttcaatttcattaaattaatatgttatCGTTTATCCCTTTTCagtcataattaattataatagataaaatcaattattaGAATTTCTTAACAAAAATCCTCCCTTGTTTCCTCTTTTCTCCGAGCCTCATTCTCGTACATTACCTATCTCTGAGAAAGAAAATCTGAAAATGCATTGGAATGGACGATGGAGTTTATCTACCTAATgtccatttcaacttttttcctttttttgggattttattaattattatattacgATTcacttgattattatttttcgtATTCTTGCTCTGTTCTATCAATTAATGAGCCAAAAGTAGGCATCCCGACTAACTAGGTGTCAGCAGCAATCATCCCTCAAAATCAAAACTAATGACAAAATCCGAAAATCAAACATCATACAGCCTCGACCTTCACTTTATCCTTTCAATTCTAAATCTGTTGAGTTGGTATTATTTGGATATAAGTTACCTTGCATCAATTACATATGCTATGATCTCTTTGTGTGCATCTTTTGAGTTTTGATGTATCCCGTATATAGTTATTATTAGTGCTAGCATATAGGAATAAGGTGATTCTATAGAGAACGAACCTGGTTCTGGAAAGaattgaaaagtgaaaagaagagATTGAGGATGCCAGCATGAACCATGACCGGTTCCTCCCATTCCTTGCTCCGCCGAGACGAAAACAGAGGCAGGCCGCCGATGCTGTACAAAGGAGTCAAATTTCTCCAGTTCGGGTCGGACTCGCCGGCCATATGGACGCCGGAGAAAGCCACATACACGGAGGCGCCGACACGCTCAGTCACGAAGGTCAGGAAGGGAGTGGCGTTGGCCTGGGTGCAGAGGCGCCATGAGTCCGACAGCAGGGGCGTGGACGAGACGAAGGATGCGAGCATCTCGCGAGACTCAAACCTGCCACCAGGGACTGCTCAGCTCAATTGCTTTTGGAAAAAAGATGAGCGAGAAAGGGGAAAGAGTACTGAGTACTTACGGTGAAGTTTCGTTGGAAGCCATGCGCATGGAAATGGAATTATGActttgccttttttttcttgaatttccTTACCTTTTGAATCTCTTAAACCACTTCAACCcaaattgagaaatatgtacACTTCTGAATTGAAGTTATGTACACTATATAATAACTCCAAGAAAGTTATCCTGTGCTCAAGATTTTATTACTGCTTTACATCAaaccttatttatttttttttaacaaaaacgtattagtttgaaaatgaataaaaattactCCAAGTTATCATCTCATGATTTACtcctataaattataagaatgaataTGATATACTgacaagcattttttttatttaattgacttTGTCATGACTAATAGTAGTATAATTATTACCTTTCATTTTCAGATTCCGCTTGTAAACAAGCATATAAATTTGATGTCCCCCAAATGAAACGTAAACGCGTTTTGAAATGAAATGAGTGACCGAACTTCGGTCAACGCCACAAACCCTCTCTCTCCGTCTTCTGTTAATTAACACCTCTGAATTTCACGCGGCATTTGGACTAAGCAGCATACGAAATGAGAAAAAAGAATATAcattcacaaataaaaaaaaattacatgctgatttaattataatctataatttatgataaatttattgattttttaaataattatcttaaaataatttaaataataatttataattaaatattaatgtaaaaCTATTATACACTTTTATGTATAagtattaaacttttttttatattggagtacacttttaaaattatatatatatatatatatatatatatatatatatatatatatatatatatatataaaatatgagtACCATCAGCCATCTCCCAtgtcaatttattttctctcttaataGGTGAGATGTTTTACATTAATGTGTATTCcacatgaaataattttttttcattgattgATGTTTTCAATACTAAAGACAAATTGATTATCACTTGATTGATagttttatgtataaaataaataatttttttgtcctaGATTAGAATCATAGGTgttaaagtaaatttttatatggtGAAAACAAAACACATAATCTTTAGTTAAAtagatcattttttttactcatgTGAACATAGCATAGTCCTACACTACTTTGTCAATGATAATTGTTATGCGTACTtgatttttacatttaaattacaTAGTAATTATCTCATTTCTTTTATCTTAAATATCTGTTTTTGATCCAAAAAGATAGTCATTTGGATCCTTTTGGATTGTTAGCCTAAGTAAGTTAAAGTTAATGAATTTGACAGTGTTTAGCTTTATTTTGTAAAGTTTTGGTACAACAACAATGCAATGAAAGAAGCGAAGAAAGGGAGCACTTTGCATGTTCACCGTGAGAAGCCCAACCTAAAGAAACACATGTCAAGTATTTGGTTGATTTCTCATTGTATCGTGCATGTGCACTCAATGCGCACACATATAGTCTCAGTGCTATCACTTAAGTCAATTGTATTGTGTATAACGCTCAGCACATACATGTAGGATTAACATGCTAGgactttttgaaaaaacacGACAATTTAGCAGCATTTCTGAGGTGGTTAAAAGGGGCATTGTTCTGGACAAAAGGAGATTGTCTAATGCATTTTTTGGAGACAAAAGCCACTTTGGGAGCTATTCTTCTtccatgtttttcattttctttgtttcttcttcttggtTTGGGTCTCAGATAGTCATGAGAGGCTAACTTATCCATTGTTGGGAGCATGTATACCAAAAACTCTTTAATGTAATGATCTCTACTTTCACTCTAATgttatttcaatattatttcTTCCTTTCTATACTTATTGTTTTGTTTATGGTTTGGTAACCCATATACATGTATGTTATCCTGTTTTACACTAAGAACTTGAAAAAACTTCTAATAACCCATATCTAGGGATGAAATGATATTGGTTAACCTTATTTATGCACATTTATTCTTAAAGTTATTCAGTTGAACTTACTAAGGGAGAGTGAAATCAAGTGACTTATGCTATTTCACATGAGAGATCATGGTTAAGATAGATTAATCAGTGAAAATCATAGTTGAAATAGCTTTAAATATTGAAATCTACACAAGACACTCATACCAGACACTCAATCTCTTGAATACTTAGAATCAGTTTCACTTTTACCGTGACCTAGTGTAAGCGTCTGCAACGTGCACATGTCACTATCATCTTCTGATACGGTGCACATGTGTAAGTAACTATCAAACCAACGTGAAGTACGTTTAtaacttttgtatttatttatttttgttgtaagTGATACAATAGGtacattaattttcttttagtgatCATCAGGATTTGGAATGGATATAGATATTAGTAACAGAGATATATAGTTATGTGTTTGACAGATAATTTGGTGAGGAATTAAAAGTTAGTAACAGGAAGTTTCTTAAACTTTGTAAACAATCATGTTGAAAGAGTCGCCGAGACGAAGAATCAAAAATATAAGTGAATACTGATTTGTCTAGTTCAAACTtcaactcttctttttcatcttcttcGTATCCATGTCCATATATAGCTActcttattaattttattgatttgtcTTGTTGAACTTTGTGGTTTTCATAGAGTAATTTGTTGAAGAATCATTTTCATATCATCTCAATCTGTACCTAGGTGTGACTTctgtcatttttcttcttcttaattttgattcttaaaCAGCTGGAAATGTTGTTTGCTCGTGGGGGCGAGTAGAGGATGGACAGTTAGGCCATGGTGACACTGATGATCGACTTTTGCCTACAAAACTGAGTGCATTGGATGGCCAAGACATAATATGTGTTACTTGTGGAGCTGATCATACTATGGCACGTTCTGAGTCTGGCAGGGATGTATATAGTTGGGGATGGTACTATGCTCTCCATCTTAACTATCTTTTGGCTAGTATGTTTTTccataaataaaatctcattacTCTGGCTTTTGGTTTAGAATGCGACCACACAGGTATATGTATGTTCTGATTTAGTGTTGGATTCAGCTTCAAGAAAGTAATATCTAGTTTAATCGGCAAATTAGTTAGTATGCTCTAATCAATAATATGTATACAAATGTTTTTTCATTACATCATGAAGGTGGAGTAGTTGACCTTGTTTCTTTCAAATGCAAGTTTGATTTGGGAATCAATAATTTGTTAGTATGAAAATTGAACAACTAGTTTGATTTGGTTGCTAGGAAAAAACTTATATCTTAACATTGTTGGGCACATCATTTAGTGTTATTTTCAGTTACCCGGAAATTTCTGAGACATTTTTATTCACATCAAAAGCAATATTTTGAAATGTGGTTTACCTAACTTATTAGTGATTCTGTTACGTAGTGATAAGGAACCAAAGGCAGCAGCAGGGAACATATTCATGAAGCTAGAAGCAAGGGTGCAAGCAGATGTGCAAGAAGTAAACAAGCCCAAAAGAAGAATTACGAAACCTTCGTACCTTAAGGATTTCGTATGAGCAGCGTGGCCATGCGGTAGTATAATCTTGCTAGAATAAGCTTTGTCTGCCAATAGGGGACAAAGATAACAAACTCTGTTATTTGTAATATTCCTGCAAGCTAAAGGACAAATTCAGTTATTAGAAAGCAGTATAAATAACCTTGTAAATAAAGCAAGAGCAATGAGAAATATAGAAGCACTTCCTTTactcttcttattcttcttcctCATGGAGGCCCTTGTCCTCGAAACCAGTTTCTGAATTGCAGACCCGTAACAGATTCTGATATCTTTTTAAGTTCTCAAGTAGATCGTATTATGGCTTTCCAGAGGTGACTTTGGAAGGTTGGGCCATGGTGATCATAGTGACATGCTCATTCCACATCCCATTAAAgcatctttttcatgcactaataGCTGTTCCCAGACTTTGTAGCTCGTGCTGATTCTTTGTCCCCAtctttttactttcatttcattCTGTCTTGTATGTTTCCTAAGAGAATATTTGAAGAGGATCTTTGACATTAATTGGAGCATTAAGAGGTTGCTTTATAATGTCCATTTGATTTTAGGGGCACGCTCTTGCTGAGTTGAATCTTTTCTTACTGAAGTAACTATTAAAGCATTTCCTACCCAAGTTCTCCTTTTATGGATTGGCTCTGCTACGTTGGCCATGGTTCATGCATTTAGTATAGTTCCAACTCTTATATATCCTGAATAACACCTAATTTGACATTCTATTTCAGATATAGCAATATTAAAATCCTTTGTTTGTTCTGGAAGGCTAAAAGGCGGAATATATTTGTTCTTTGCAACATAATCCTAGATGTAGGTTCTGGTTACAGGTCTTTTGTTTCAGcagaaagaaaaatgttttttaattctCATTTCCTGTGTGACATATTGCATTGTATATGTGTCTTCTTTACATGGCAGAGAACTTATGttcctttccatttttttatgtCCTGCATTACTAGTCAGACATCAAATAATTTCTCAATgtttagttttaatattattttgtactttttttactaaaactaTTGCtgtattatttttctgttaCAATTGAAGTTAGGGACGTAATCAAAATGGTGAACTTGGACTTGGAACCACAGAGGACTCTCTTCTGccacaaaaaattcaaaaatttgagGTACTCTTTTCAGAACTGAGTCCAGGttatctttaataaataatccagtttaaaaaaaattgtttttaatagtACTCAATGAAGCTAGAAAGCATTGAACTGTTCTCAAAGTTGCTGACAAAAAAATTCTAACTGATTAGTGCGCTTAGTTATACATAGCAAGGCAAATTGTTACAGAATTATATCTTTTACATGAAAATGTGCAAAAAAACTAGGAGAAGTATCATCCTTTTAATATCATGACtatttttcaaatgaaataTACTGTGCTTGCTCTTTGAAGtttaagaaatttcagaaacCATGAGGTtagtaagattattttttattttttcgagAAGGAGAAAGTTGGAAATACATTCAAAAAGGTGGAACTGAATGCCATGGTAATTAACCAACCCATCATCTGATCTTCATTCATTAAAAGAAAGCATGATTAACAGTTTTGTACAAGCAAAGGGGTAATCAGGTAATCTTTCTCCTTGCTAACTCCTCCTCCAAGGTCTTCTCTTCTGGTGATTGGTGCTCGACAGTAAAAGGAAGGGAGTAGTAAGTGCCAAAGGCACTCCAGCACTCAAGTCAGAGCAATAAACAAGTATTAATATACTGTGAACAATCTTACCTCGATATTCGCATGACTATTTATACATATTTGAATGGACCCTTGGACCTATGCGCCTTGGTATATCATTACCATTTTAGATAATGCTCTAGTAATTGTCATTAAGGTTTCTGTTAATAGCCCAAtgatttttacataaataaccCTAATGCCTTTGTGGTCATGATTCTTCATCTTTGGGTATTCGCGTTCTCAGCTAGGCCGTACCAATCCCCATGCTGAGTCCCTAGTCAAGGATCAAAGTAGTCTTCAGGGGTGTTCGGATATTTGGCTAGGCCGAGTGCTGACCACCATGCTAAGTACCCTAATGCTTTTCACGTGTTTTTTATTTGACCAGTTGGTATGTCCCCGTGTTCGGACATGGCAACTGGCTGAATACAAATATTCAGGTATTTGGCTGTACTAAGTGCCTGAATACTTGTGTGCTTTGCGGGTATTTTTATGATGCGTATTCGAGTACTTGGTTCAGCCAAGTACCTGAATATTCTTGAGGGATGGCTTGAGCTGACGAGTAACTAAAGACTTGTGTGTTTTGTGGATACTAGGCCAAGTACCTGAATACTTTTGAAGGATGACTTGCTTTGTTGTGTTGAAGGCCGAAGGGTATATACGGGCATTTCGTTAGTCCGAATACCCGTGCTATGTAAAAGTTTCAAGTATATATCCTCCAATTTGAACAAATGAAGGAGAAAAGGCAGCTAACATCAACAAAAACAACAGCAACAATTGCTCTCTTGTCAAGAAAGAGTTAATGTATGACTCATGACAATGACATGaacttttgtatttttgtaGGGAATACCTATCAAAATGGTTGCTGCCGGTGCTGAACATAGTGTAGCAATCACTGAAGATGGGAATTTGTATGGATGGGGTTGGGGCCGATATGGAAACTTGGGATTGGGTGACAAATGATCGTTTGCTCCTTGAGAAAGTGACTGTTGATGTATATATGTCCTCGAACTTACAAACTTACCATCTCAGGTTAGACCTTAATTATGATACTATAGtttggaaaaatatattatgagattatatttattatttgattcctGAAAAAACTAAACTTGCTATTAACTTAAGGGAAAAACTTAGATATAGTTACTTAGATACTTTTGGTGTTGTTCTCCAATTATGACAAGATGGTAGAAAGTACGTCATCCTAAACTTGCTTGTGTTAACTTCTAATATCATCCTAACTGAAAATTTACAGGGTGACAAGATGGCCATGGTTGCTTGTGGCTGGCGGCATACAAGATGTGTTTCATCTTCTGGTGGATTATACACAACTGGATGGGGCAAATACGGCCAGCTAGGACATGGGAATTTTGAGGATCATCTTGTGCCTCGCAAGGTTCAAGCCTTGAGTGACAAGTTCATTTCGCAGGTGGTCCTTCAAATTCATGCTTAGTTGGTGACCATTGGTTTCATTTAGATGTTTTGTCGTTTTTATTGCttataaatttctaaaatttaaccaggttaatataaacaaaactgGGTCACACAAAGTATAGTAGTTATAGTTGGCATTTGTCTCTAATGTTTGTTAGGACTTCTTTCTGGTATCAGGTGGGTGGAGGCATAGTATGGCACTCACGTCTAGTGGAGAACTTTTGGGCTGGGGATGAAATAAGGTTGGCAATACTTTTTATTCTTCTCCTATTTTCATGATTCTTTTTGTATCATAACAACATGAAATACTTATGAACAGCTGAACACAACTCAAAGGATACAAATTAAATTCAAGGTTGGTTAACTAGGGAACACGCATGTGTGCATGTAGAAAAATATAGTAaacaatatttg from Glycine soja cultivar W05 chromosome 8, ASM419377v2, whole genome shotgun sequence includes:
- the LOC114420927 gene encoding lipase-like PAD4, with the translated sequence MRMASNETSPFESREMLASFVSSTPLLSDSWRLCTQANATPFLTFVTERVGASVYVAFSGVHMAGESDPNWRNLTPLYSIGGLPLFSSRRSKEWEEPVMVHAGILNLFFSLFNSFQNQMLEIVGNKDTKSVVITGHSIGGATASLCTLWLLSYLQSISSSVSILCITYGAPLIGNESFSQTIFKERWGGNFCHVVSKHDIMPRLLFAPITSLSTQLNSLLQFWHLSMTSPDFGKLANQISEKEKDKLFTAVMDYLEAATQDGEKSAPILFHPFGSYFFVSEEGAVCVDSPSAIIKMMHLMLATSSPASSIEDHLKYGDYVNKMSAQTLYQSNSMQKNIPDSSYEAGLELAIQSSGIANQEPAITSAKECLKTTRRMGPSPTLNAASLAVSLSKVVPYRAQIEWYKTWCDEQDDQMGYYDSFKSRDSSSSKRDMKININRCKLARFWNNVIDMLERGELPHDFDKRAKWVNTSHFYKLLVEPLDIAEYYGKGMHRTKGHYMQHGRERRYEIFDRWWKDKTVTTGREENKERSKFASLTQDSCFWARVEEARDWLNCVRSERDTNKLALLWDKIENFEKYAIDLIENKEVSGDVLFKNSSYSIWVEDLRELKQLKAKVQRFPRQFTGFLDGEVVP